Genomic DNA from Desulfonema ishimotonii:
ATAATCGCAGTGCCTGTGAGGGGGAAATAAAGGCAGCCTCCGCCACCTCCCGCTGGTCTGCCCGGAAGGCGGGCCGGTCAGGTAGCGTGATCTCAAACAGATAAATGGTGTCCCGCTTGAATTCATGGGGATTGGGAAATGCGCCGACAAAGTGAAGGGCGTTGGGGCTGACCCGGAGGGCGACCTCTTCACAAAGCTCCCTGGCAGCGGCCCGGACGGCCTTTTCCCCGCTTTTCAGACAGCCGCCCGGCAAGGTGTAACCGGGTTTGTAACTGTTGCGGATCAGCAGCACCCGGCCATCGTGCCACACCGCCACATGAACGCCCCGGGTCCGTGGCCTGAACACAAACCAGAAGCAGAGCAGGACGCGATAGGCGAGGGTGAGGGCCCACTGCCAGAGGATATCGGGATTGAGCATCATCACACCATCCTCCGGATTTCGCCGAATTTCTTTTCAAGCCGCTTGGGCGAAACCGGCACGGCTGTCTTCAGCTCCTGGGCATGGAGCGACACCTTGTACTCCTCGATGAGCCAGAAAAAATCCTCAATGGCCTGCCGCTTTTCATCGGTGACATTGGGCGA
This window encodes:
- a CDS encoding NUDIX domain-containing protein, which encodes MMLNPDILWQWALTLAYRVLLCFWFVFRPRTRGVHVAVWHDGRVLLIRNSYKPGYTLPGGCLKSGEKAVRAAARELCEEVALRVSPNALHFVGAFPNPHEFKRDTIYLFEITLPDRPAFRADQREVAEAAFISPSQALRLSLFPTVRRYLQHRLSGPDRLTTTG